One stretch of Mangifera indica cultivar Alphonso chromosome 9, CATAS_Mindica_2.1, whole genome shotgun sequence DNA includes these proteins:
- the LOC123225355 gene encoding ABC transporter G family member 14-like, with protein sequence MPQLNCIAPKPEHGSTSDPVEGGLSLTKMSSESQNKAVLAFPVQPKPLQLPLYPITLKFEEVVYKVKSEQEGFCCGGTWGTKEKTILNGITGVVCPGELLAMLGPSGSGKTTLLCALGGRLSGKLSGKITYNGQPFSGSVKRRTGFVAQDDILYPHLTVTEALFFTALLRLPNSLSRNEKLQHVEQVITELGLTRCRNSMIGGPLVRGISGGEKKRVSIAQEMLINPCLLLLDEPTSGLDSTTAQRILTTIKRLASGGRTIITTIHQPSSRLYHMFDKVVLLSEGSPIYNGPASTALDYFSSIGFSTSMIVNPADHLLDLANGISPDFKHPTEQSENMELEQKSLRENLKSSYEKNISARLKAELYNSEINNYSHTKDASIRSNRKAEQWCTSWWHQFRVLLQRGLRERRYEAFNKLRIFQVISVAVLGGLLWWHTPTSHIEDRIALLFFFSVFWGFYPLYNAVFTFPQERTMLIKERTSGMYRLSSYFLARTFGDLPLELALPTAFVFIIYWMGGLKADPVTFILSLLIVLYTVLVAQSLGLAIGAILMDIKQATTLASVTTLVFLIAGGYYVQQIPPFIVWLKYLSYSYYCYKLLLGVQYSEDDYYECSKGVLCRVADFPAVKSMGLNHLWIDVCIMALMLVGYRLVAYMALHRVQLR encoded by the exons ATGCCTCAGCTCAACTGCATAGCACCAAAACCTGAACATGGCAGCACTAGTGATCCAGTGGAAGGTGGTCTCAGTCTGACAAAGATGTCTTCTGAGTCTCAAAACAAGGCGGTCCTTGCCTTTCCAGTACAACCGAAACCACTCCAACTCCCCTTGTATCCTATAACTCTAAAG TTTGAGGAGGTGGTGTACAAAGTGAAATCAGAGCAGGAAGGATTTTGCTGTGGTGGTACATGGGGCACCAAGGAAAAGACTATACTAAACGGAATCACAGGTGTGGTTTGTCCTGGAGAACTGTTAGCCATGTTAGGGCCTTCAGGAAGTGGTAAAACCACTCTTCTTTGTGCTCTTGGAGGCCGTCTCAGTGGCAAGTTGTCCGGAAAAATCACCTACAATGGTCAGCCTTTTTCTGGTTCCGTAAAGAGAAGAACAGGATTTGTTGCACAGGATGACATTTTATATCCACATCTCACTGTCACTGAAGCACTTTTTTTCACTGCACTTCTAAGGCTTCCCAATAGCTTGAGCAGGAATGAGAAACTCCAACATGTGGAACAAGTTATAACTGAACTGGGGTTAACTAGGTGCAGGAATAGCATGATTGGAGGGCCACTTGTGAGAGGAATATCAGgaggagagaaaaagagagtAAGTATAGCTCAAGAGATGCTAATCAACCCATGCTTATTATTGTTAGATGAGCCAACCTCGGGTTTGGACTCAACCACAGCTCAGAGGATTCTAACCACTATCAAAAGGCTAGCAAGTGGAGGTCGAACCATCATAACCACCATTCACCAACCATCTAGCCGACTTTATCACATGTTTGATAAAGTAGTTTTGCTATCAGAAGGCTCCCCAATCTACAATGGTCCTGCATCAACAGCTCTGGACTACTTTTCCTCCATTGGTTTCTCAACATCCATGATTGTGAATCCAGCCGATCACTTACTTGATCTTGCCAATG GAATAAGCCCTGATTTCAAGCACCCAACTGAGCAAAGTGAGAACATGGAACTAGAGCAGAAGTCTCTTAGGGAAAATCTGAAATCTTCTTATGAAAAGAACATTTCCGCAAGATTAAAAGCTGAACTATACAATTCTGAAATCAATAACTACAGCCATACAAAAGATGCTTCCATAA GAAGTAACAGGAAAGCAGAGCAATGGTGCACAAGCTGGTGGCATCAGTTCAGAGTGCTGCTGCAGAGGGGGTTGAGGGAAAGGAGGTATGAAGCTTTCAACAAGCTTAGAATTTTCCAAGTCATCAGTGTTGCTGTACTTGGTGGACTCCTATGGTGGCATACTCCAACTTCTCACATTGAAGATAGG ATTGCAttgctcttcttcttctcagtATTCTGGGGCTTCTATCCTCTGTACAATGCAGTTTTTACATTTCCCCAAGAAAGAACAATGCTAATTAAGGAACGAACATCAGGCATGTATCGCCTTTCCTCCTACTTTTTGGCCAGAACATTTGGGGACCTGCCACTGGAGCTTGCCCTTCCAACTGCATttgtattcataatatattGGATGGGTGGCCTTAAAGCTGATCCAGTTACTTTCATCTTATCCTTACTTATTGTCCTTTACACAGTCCTTGTTGCTCAAAGTCTTGGCTTAGCCATAGGTGCTATTCTGATGGACATAAAACAAGCCACTACTTTAGCTTCAGTTACAACTCTTGTTTTCCTGATAGCTGGAGGATACTATGTGCAACAAATCCCACCCTTTATAGTGTGGCTGAAGTACTTGAGCTATAGCTACTACTGTTACAAGCTTCTACTTGGGGTTCAATACAGTGAGGATGACTATTATGAGTGCTCAAAGGGAGTGCTGTGCAGGGTTGCAGATTTTCCTGCTGTCAAGTCAATGGGGCTGAACCATTTATGGATAGATGTATGTATTATGGCTCTGATGTTGGTGGGTTATCGACTGGTTGCTTACATGGCACTGCATCGAGTGCAATTGAGGTAA